The DNA sequence CGCATCTGCGATACCACCATCGTCATTCCCAACGACAAGCTCCTGGAGCTGGTGCCCAAGCTGCCAGTGGACGCCGCCTTCAAAGTGGCGGATGAGGTCCTTATGCAGACCATTAAGGGCCTAACCGAGATAATCACCAAACCAGGATTGGTCAACCTGGACTATGCGGACATCATGACGGTCATGAACGAAGGAGGCGTGGCCTTCGTAGGCATTGGCGAGGCGAATTCCGACGAGGACGACCGTGTCAAGGCCGCGGTGGAGGAGGCCTTACACTCACCTCTGCTTGGGGAGATATCGCTGAAGCAGGCACAGGGCGCGCTCATCCGCGTGGTGGGAGGTCCGGACATGACCGTGAGCGAGGCGCAGCGGGCCTCGGAGATAGTCATGAACTCCATAGCACCTCGTGCGCGCATCATTTGGGGTTGCAGCATAGATCCTGAGATAGAAGGCACCATCAAAGTGCTTCTCATACTCACCGGAGCGCAGTCCAAATACGTCCTGGGCAAGGACTCGGCCAGTTCACCACAGAAGCTGGGGGCCAGCTACGGGCAGCCTGTGGCGCCGAAGATAGGAGCCGGGCCAGCCGACTCGTCCAGAGGCAGGTTCGAGGACGACGGCATCGACTTCGTGCGTTGAGAATCAAGCTAGAACGATGCGCCGGTCGAGGGGGCATGCGAGGAACGTCCACTGCCTTCCCTGTTCATTCTCGGGAAGCGGTCAGAGCTCGAAGGCGGTATCGCCGAAGCTGAGGGCCGGACAGGGTTCCATGCAAAGGCCGCAGTGGACGCACTTATCAGCGTCCAAGCGGACCCTGTCTCGGTCCATTTCGAGTGCACCCTCACGGCATCGTGCGATGCACACCCCACAGCCGACGCACTCCTCGGCCTTAACCACGGCCCGGCGCACCCTTTCCACGTTTTTTCTTATCTGATCAGGGGAAGGTCCCTTCGCTACCATTGCCCCCTCCTCGAATATGCGTACATCCAATACTTTACACCAACCCTCTTCCAGCTCGACCTCCACTGGGCCCAGTTGATTGAGCATCTGAGACACCCTTTTCAGGTTCAAGGGTCGGTTGAAGGCCCCTTCCACACTGTATCCAGCTATGCAAGGGGACATGCCTTCTTGCATATACAGGCGCAGCGGCTCTTCCCTCTTCGAAGGGGCTTTACAAGGGCGGCTCAAATCAATCCCTTGACCCTCAAGCTCCTTGCGCATGGAATCCGGTAGGCGTCGCCAGCGCCACAAAGCGAAGTCAAGCCAAGACTCTGGCCAGCCCTCTTCCTCGGCCCTTTTCTTCAGGTACTCCTTCCACTCCTTCGCCCTGGGGGAACGCTCCATGATGATCTCCAGCTCTGCCAGGTCGGAGGCGGGGCAGAGGTAGCATCCAATACGATCCAGGCCCCAATCGTACCAGGGATTGTACGCCTCGCCCTTGGAGAAGAGATAGAGCCAGACGTGCAAAGCGGTCCAATTCTGTATGGGAGAGGCGCCTATCTGCCCTGGAGTCCAAGGGTTCTTCCAAATCCTAGGCTTGTCGGCCCTACTCTCGCTCTCATACCTTCTCTGACCGATGAAGGAGAGCACTCCGGCCGGATAGTGCTTCATGATCGCTCTAACCGTGGGGCCGAGCTTGTTGGTCTTGCAGCACCAACGGAAGTCCCGGCCGGGAGGGCCGAAATACCCTAGGTTGCCGAAGAACGCATTGTGAGGGGCAGATTCTATTATTAGGGGTAATTCATGCCTTCTCGCCACCTCTTGCACATGCTCTACCGTCTCCGGGAACTCCAATCCCGTATCAACGAAGAATACCGGGAGGCGGAGACCTGCGTCAAGGGTGAGAAGAAGGCAGGCCAAGCTGTCCTTGCCGCCGGAGAATGAGACCATTGCTGGCAGGTCGAATCTTGCCTTGGTTTCGAGGATGAAGCTCACCGCTTCCTCAACCCTCTTTCGCAGAACGGGAGAGTTGGCCGCCACGGCGTCCTTCCATTCCCTGTGAACGGAAGGTGGCAAATCCTCCCGTGGAGGCGAATGCCAGCGCATCTTCACCGCCATGCCCTTGTCCAGCTCGCGCATCTCTTGCGCGGACATGCGAGCGATGCCGGTACCTATGGCCCTCTTCTCCGAGGTAAGCACTATGACCTCATCGCCCTTTCTCACGGAATCATGCGCTTCCTTCACCCCAGGCACGAGAAGATTCATGCCTTGGAGGATGAAGGGCACGGCCTCCTCAGAAACGATCACGAAGCCCTTGGTGAGGGATGACTGCATGGCTCTGGCCG is a window from the Methanomassiliicoccales archaeon genome containing:
- a CDS encoding phosphoadenosine phosphosulfate reductase family protein; the encoded protein is MSLVRLGKLHLRWCPGCNLPLLELESCGLCGHPTHAVQITPPGDARPAFRHDLKLAREILDRQFGKGCGEALLPEGKLVLLNKTPALDRMDEVIVDGEVAGALRYDLGRGWTFVARMHAARAMQSSLTKGFVIVSEEAVPFILQGMNLLVPGVKEAHDSVRKGDEVIVLTSEKRAIGTGIARMSAQEMRELDKGMAVKMRWHSPPREDLPPSVHREWKDAVAANSPVLRKRVEEAVSFILETKARFDLPAMVSFSGGKDSLACLLLTLDAGLRLPVFFVDTGLEFPETVEHVQEVARRHELPLIIESAPHNAFFGNLGYFGPPGRDFRWCCKTNKLGPTVRAIMKHYPAGVLSFIGQRRYESESRADKPRIWKNPWTPGQIGASPIQNWTALHVWLYLFSKGEAYNPWYDWGLDRIGCYLCPASDLAELEIIMERSPRAKEWKEYLKKRAEEEGWPESWLDFALWRWRRLPDSMRKELEGQGIDLSRPCKAPSKREEPLRLYMQEGMSPCIAGYSVEGAFNRPLNLKRVSQMLNQLGPVEVELEEGWCKVLDVRIFEEGAMVAKGPSPDQIRKNVERVRRAVVKAEECVGCGVCIARCREGALEMDRDRVRLDADKCVHCGLCMEPCPALSFGDTAFEL
- the ftsZ gene encoding cell division protein FtsZ codes for the protein MPNSLVKNALANMKESQEKNGTAAQAASPAPLSAADEELRRIAEQLDVCIKIIGCGGGGCNTINRCVDAGISGAQLCAINTDAKHLLTVRAPKKILIGKTATRGLGAGAIPQVGEQAARESDMEIREFLNGANIVFVTAGMGGGTGTGSAHYVARISKEQIRALTIGVVTLPFKAEGTVRMENALDGLNKLRRICDTTIVIPNDKLLELVPKLPVDAAFKVADEVLMQTIKGLTEIITKPGLVNLDYADIMTVMNEGGVAFVGIGEANSDEDDRVKAAVEEALHSPLLGEISLKQAQGALIRVVGGPDMTVSEAQRASEIVMNSIAPRARIIWGCSIDPEIEGTIKVLLILTGAQSKYVLGKDSASSPQKLGASYGQPVAPKIGAGPADSSRGRFEDDGIDFVR